From Anomalospiza imberbis isolate Cuckoo-Finch-1a 21T00152 chromosome 22, ASM3175350v1, whole genome shotgun sequence, a single genomic window includes:
- the ZNF652 gene encoding zinc finger protein 652, translated as MRCSRALLAAEDPSPPCPCRDPDPRPSPARTPDPAGLRWKRRRAGAAPPSRSPAGRRAPHEPPQMSHAAKGEPPGAGMAQEGPPAFYPSQELDLSTKVYKRESGSPFSVLVDSKVSKGHLHEREEQPFFRESRAVGEVRAVKEDRENSDDSEEEEEEEDEVTYKREQIIVEVNLNNQTLNVSKGEKGVPSQSKETAVLKSSSEEEEGDSGEEATEDSNDYEENERQKKKEKRVEKVSVGQRRSRRAASAAAAAASPAPRATRGRRKSAEPPKRKKKAAKEPKAPVQKSKCEEKETLTCEKCPRVFNTRWYLEKHMNVTHRRMQICDKCGKKFVLESELSLHQQTDCEKNIQCVSCNKSFKKLWSLHEHIKIVHGYAEKKFSCEICEKKFYTMAHVRKHMVAHTKDMPFTCETCGKSFKRSMSLKVHSLQHSGEKPFRCENCDERFQYKYQLRSHMSIHIGHKQFMCQWCGKDFNMKQYFDEHMKTHTGEKPFICEICGKSFTSRPNMKRHRRTHTGEKPYPCDVCGQRFRFSNMLKAHKEKCFRVTSPGTSPGPGPAGPALLPGPCPAPPAAGAALGLGPAAPPRPVPHPYGALALPPHGHHPHGHHAQHLPVPPVPHLPPPPALFKSEPLNHRGHGHGGDGGGGGFLRHLDKGSPAQPH; from the exons ATGAGATGCTCGAGGGCTCTGCTTGCTGCCGAAGATCCCTCCCCGCCCTGCCCCTGCCGTGATCCCGACCCtcgccccagcccagccaggacccccgACCCCGCCGGGCTCCGATGGAAGAGGCGCCGGGCCGGAGCAGCCCCCCCGAGCCGCAGCCCCGCGGGACGGAGGGCGCCCCATGAGCCCCCCCAGATGAGCCACGCAGCCAAGGGGGAGCCCCCCGGGGCCGGCATGGCGCAGGAGGGGCCGCCCGCCTTCTACCCCAGCCAGGAGCTCGACCTGTCCACCAAGGTGTACAAGAGGGAGTCAGGGAGCCCCTTCTCGGTGCTGGTGGACAGCAAAGTGAGCAAGGGCCACCTCCACGAGAGGGAGGAGCAGCCGTTTTTCAGGGAGAGCAGAGCGGTAGGAGAGGTCCGGGCTGTGAAAGAAGACAGGGAAAACTCTGACGactctgaggaggaggaagaggaggaagatgaagTGACTTACAAAAGGGAGCAGATTATAGTGGAGGTAAACCTTAACAACCAAACCTTAAATGTGTCCAAAGGGGAGAAgggtgtcccctcccagtccaaagAGACTGCTGTCCTTAAGAGCagcagtgaggaagaggagggtgacAGTGGGGAAGAGGCCACGGAAGACAGTAATGATTATGAGGAGAATGAgaggcagaagaaaaaggagaaaagagtgGAGAAGGTTAGTGTTGGccagaggagaagcaggagagcCGCctccgccgcggccgccgccgcctccccggcGCCCCGAGCGACGCGGGGGCGCAGGAAGAGCGCGGAGCCCCCCAAGCGTAAGAAGAAAGCTGCAAAGGAGCCCAAGGCACCTGTGCAGAAATCAAAGTGTGAAGAGAAGGAGACTCTGACCTGTGAGAAGTGCCCCAGGGTGTTTAACACACGCTGGTACCTGGAGAAGCACATGAACGTCACCCACAGGCGGATGCAGATCTGCGACAAATGTGGGAAGAAATTTGTGCTAGAGAGTGAGCTGTCCCTCCACCAGCAAACTGACTGTGAAAAAAACATCCAG TGCGTGTCCTGCAACAAATCCTTCAAGAAGCTCTGGTCCCTGCACGAGCACATCAAGATCGTGCACGGCTACGCCGAGAAGAAATTCTCCTGCGAGATCTGCGAGAAGAAGTTCTACACCATGGCCCACGTGCGCAAACACATGGTTG CCCACACCAAGGACATGCCCTTCACCTGCGAGACCTGCGGCAAGTCCTTCAAGCGCAGCATGTCCCTCAAGGTGCACTCGCTGCAGCACTCGGGGGAGAAGCCCTTCCGCTGCGAG AACTGCGACGAGAGGTTCCAGTACAAGTACCAGCTGCGCTCGCACATGAGCATCCACATCGGGCACAAGCAGTTCATGTGCCAGTGGTGTGGCAAGGACTTCAACATGAAGCAGTACTTCGACGAGCACATGAAAACCCACACTG GAGAGAAGCCCTTCATCTGCGAGATCTGCGGCAAGAGCTTCACCAGCCGGCCCAACATGAAGCGGCACCGGCGCACGCACACGGGCGAGAAGCCGTACCCGTGCGACGTGTGCGGGCAGCGCTTCCGCTTCTCCAACATGCTCAAGGCGCACAAGGAGAAATGTTTCCGCGTCACCAGCCCCGGCaccagccccggccccggccccgccggccccgcgctgCTGCCCGGGCCCTGCCCGGCTCCTCCGGCCGCGGGCGCCGCGCTGGGGCTGGGCCCGGCCGCGCCCCCACGCCCCGTCCCGCACCCCTACGGCGCCCTGGCCCTGCCGCCCCACGGGCACCACCCCCACGGGCACCACGCCCAGCACCTGCCCGTGCCCCCCGTGCCGCacctgccgccgccgcccgccctcTTCAAGAGCGAGCCCCTGAACCACCGCGGGCACGGGCACGGCGGcgacggcggcggcggcggcttcCTGCGGCACCTGGACAAGGGCAGCCCGGCTCAGCCGCACTGA
- the PHOSPHO1 gene encoding phosphoethanolamine/phosphocholine phosphatase gives MRRCCQGVGLPCLFKGVGMAGARPPRFLLVFDFDETIVDENSDDSVVRGRALPEALRQSPRGGSYNEHMQRVLAFLGEQGVRPADLRAVYENIPLSPGMAELFQFLSKHHELFELVLISDANTFGIEAKLRAAGVRSLFRKIFSNPASFDRRGVLTLGPYHSHKCLECPANMCKRKILGEYLAERAREDVEFQRVFYVGDGANDFCPAGTLTAADVAFPRKGYPMHRLIQESQEKQPGAFQAAVVPWESAVEVARYLQELLRRKC, from the exons ATGAGGAGGTGCTGCCAGGGCGTGGGGCTGCCATGCCTGTTTAAG GGTGTGGGCATGGCTGGCGCGCGGCCGCCCCGGTTCCTGCTGGTGTTCGACTTCGACGAGACCATCGTGGACGAGAACAGCGACGACTCGGTggtgcggggccgggcgctgCCCGAGGCGCTGCGGCAGAGCCCGCGCGGCGGCTCCTACAACGAGCACATGCAGCGCGTGCTGGCCTTCCTGGGCGAGCAGGGCGTGCGCCCCGCCGACCTCAGGGCCGTCTACGAGAACATCCCGCTGTCCCCCGGCATGGCCGAGCTCTTCCAGTTCCTCTCCAAGCACCACGAGCTCTTCGAGCTGGTGCTCATCTCCGACGCCAACACCTTCGGCATCGAGGCCAAGCTGCGGGCGGCCGGCGTGCGCTCGCTCTTCCGCAAGATCTTCAGCAACCCGGCCAGCTTCGACCGCCGCGGCGTCCTCACGCTGGGGCCCTACCACAGCCACAAGTGCCTCGAGTGCCCGGCCAACATGTGCAAGAGGAAGATCCTCGGCGAGTACCTGGCGGAGCGGGCGCGCGAGGACGTGGAGTTCCAGCGCGTCTTCTACGTGGGGGACGGCGCCAACGACTTCTGCCCCGCCGGGACTCTGACGGCGGCGGACGTGGCTTTCCCCAGGAAGGGCTACCCCATGCACAGGCTGATCCAGGAGAGCCAGGAGAAGCAGCCCGGGGCTTTCCAGGCCGCCGTGGTGCCGTGGGAGTCGGCGGTGGAGGTGGCGCGGtacctgcaggagctgctccgcAGGAAATGCTGA
- the ABI3 gene encoding ABI gene family member 3 isoform X2: MSELERLRQSDIPAGRQRLREQHGNLLRVAEYCHSNYLQAGDKRKALEETMALSTQSLASVTYQSVDMHKEKVARREIGTLTVTKRFLSYQKIVAPQNPPVLEPYYRKPLNFSVLDDIGHGVKDTSTQLSRTGTLARKSTKSSSAQAAGTLGRSSRVPEPVQPPVVPVGKLPSSSCSSSPLPPGSSGAPAAPGDGIPAPPPLPGPPLLAPSPPAPPPPATAIPPPPPLPGDLPVSPPHLPPPGECSVLRGGDRDTGGSG, encoded by the exons ATGTCGGAGCTGGAGCGGCTGCGGCAGAGCGACATCCCCGCGGGCCGGCAGCGGCTGCGGGAGCAGCACGGCAACCTGCTGCGGGTGGCCGAGTACTGCCACAGCAACTACCTGCAG gccgGCGACAAGAGGAAGGCGCTGGAGGAGACGATGGCTCTGAGCACGCAGTCCCTGGCCAGTGTCACCTACCAG AGCGTGGACATGCACAAGGAGAAGGTGGCGCGCCGCGAGATCGGCACGCTGACCGTCACCAAGAGGTTCCTGAGCTACCAGAAGATCGtggccccccaaaacccccccgtGCTGGAGCCCTATTACAGGAAACCCCTCAACTTCAGCGTGCTGGACGACATCGGCCACGGGGTCAAG GACACCAGCACGCAGCTGTCCCGCACCGGCACCCTGGCTCGGAAAAGCACCAAATCCTCCTCGGCACAGGCTGCGGGAACGCTGGG GAGGAGCAGCCGTGTCCCCGAGCCCGTGCAGCCGCCCGTGGTTCCCGTGGGGAAGCTcccgagcagctcctgcagctcctccccgCTGCCCCCCGG CTCCAGCGGGGccccggcagctcctggggacGGGATTCCTGCCCCgccacctctgccagggccACCGCTGCTGGCGCCGTCCCCTCCGGCGCCACCCCCGCCTGCCACTGCCATCCCACCTCCGCCACCCCTCCCTGGGGACCTGCCTGTGTCCCCACCGCACCTCCCGCCCCCAGGTGAGTGCTCAGTGCTCCgggggggtgacagggacacggggggcagCGGGTGA
- the ABI3 gene encoding ABI gene family member 3 isoform X1, which translates to MSELERLRQSDIPAGRQRLREQHGNLLRVAEYCHSNYLQAGDKRKALEETMALSTQSLASVTYQVSSLATAFLRLLDLQAAQLRQVEADITCVAQSVDMHKEKVARREIGTLTVTKRFLSYQKIVAPQNPPVLEPYYRKPLNFSVLDDIGHGVKDTSTQLSRTGTLARKSTKSSSAQAAGTLGRSSRVPEPVQPPVVPVGKLPSSSCSSSPLPPGSSGAPAAPGDGIPAPPPLPGPPLLAPSPPAPPPPATAIPPPPPLPGDLPVSPPHLPPPGECSVLRGGDRDTGGSG; encoded by the exons ATGTCGGAGCTGGAGCGGCTGCGGCAGAGCGACATCCCCGCGGGCCGGCAGCGGCTGCGGGAGCAGCACGGCAACCTGCTGCGGGTGGCCGAGTACTGCCACAGCAACTACCTGCAG gccgGCGACAAGAGGAAGGCGCTGGAGGAGACGATGGCTCTGAGCACGCAGTCCCTGGCCAGTGTCACCTACCAGGTCAGCAGCCTGGCCACCGCCTTCCTGCGCCTGCTGGACCTGCAGGCGGCCCAGCTGCGCCAGGTGGAGGCTGACATCACCTGCGTGGCACAG AGCGTGGACATGCACAAGGAGAAGGTGGCGCGCCGCGAGATCGGCACGCTGACCGTCACCAAGAGGTTCCTGAGCTACCAGAAGATCGtggccccccaaaacccccccgtGCTGGAGCCCTATTACAGGAAACCCCTCAACTTCAGCGTGCTGGACGACATCGGCCACGGGGTCAAG GACACCAGCACGCAGCTGTCCCGCACCGGCACCCTGGCTCGGAAAAGCACCAAATCCTCCTCGGCACAGGCTGCGGGAACGCTGGG GAGGAGCAGCCGTGTCCCCGAGCCCGTGCAGCCGCCCGTGGTTCCCGTGGGGAAGCTcccgagcagctcctgcagctcctccccgCTGCCCCCCGG CTCCAGCGGGGccccggcagctcctggggacGGGATTCCTGCCCCgccacctctgccagggccACCGCTGCTGGCGCCGTCCCCTCCGGCGCCACCCCCGCCTGCCACTGCCATCCCACCTCCGCCACCCCTCCCTGGGGACCTGCCTGTGTCCCCACCGCACCTCCCGCCCCCAGGTGAGTGCTCAGTGCTCCgggggggtgacagggacacggggggcagCGGGTGA